The Halictus rubicundus isolate RS-2024b unplaced genomic scaffold, iyHalRubi1_principal scaffold0866, whole genome shotgun sequence DNA segment tattttatattctcgtatattcttctatattctagtaatattatggtatattatggtatattcaagtatattctggtatattctgctatattctggtacattctcgtatattcttctattttctagtaatattatggtatattctggtatattctcctatattctagtaatattatggtatattctggtgtattcttctatattctagtaatattatggtatattctggtatattcttctatattctagtaatattatggtatattctcgtatattcttctatattcgagtaatattatggtatattctgctatattcttctatattctagtaatattatggtatattctcgtatattcttccatattcgagtaatattatggtatattctggtatagtcaagtatattctggtatattctgctatattctggtacattctcgtatattcttctatgttctagtaatattatggtatattctggtatattcttctatattctagtaatattatggtatattctggtatattcttctatattctagtaatattatggtatattctcgtatattcttccatattcgattaatattatggtatattctggtatattcaagtatattctggtatactcagctatattctagtatattcaggtatattttggtatattcttctatattctagtaatattatggtatattctggtatattcttctatattctagtaatattatggtatattctcgtatattcttatatattcgagtaatattatggtatattctcctatattctagtaatattatcgtatattctcgtatattcttctacagtcgagtaatattatggtatattctcctatattctagtaatattatcgtatattctcgtatattcttctacattccagtaatattatggtatattcaagtatattctggtatattctgctatattctagtatattcaggtatattctggtatattctggtacattctgctatattctagtatattcaggtatattctcgtatattcttctatattctagtaatattatggtatattatggtatattcaagtatattctggtatattctgctatattctggtacattctcgtatattcttctattttctagtaatattatggtatattctggtatattcttctatattctagtaatattatggtatattctggtatattcttctatattctagtaatattatggtatattttattatattctagtatattcaggtatattctcgtatattcttctatattctagtaatattatggtatattctggcatattctgctatattctagtatattcaggtatattctcgtatattcttctatattctagtaatattatggtatattctggtatattctagtatattcaggtatattctcgtatattcttctatatttgagtaatattatggtatattctggtatattcaagtatattctggtatattctagtatattcaggtatattcaggtatattctggtatattcttctatattctagtaatattatggtatattctggtatatttttctatattctagttatattatggtatattctcgtatattcttctatattcgagtaatattatggtatattctggtatattctggtatattctggtatattctggtatattctagtatattcaggtatattctcgtatattcttctatattctagtaatattatggtatattttattatattctagtatattcaggtatattctcgtatattcttctatattctagtaatattatggtatattctggcatattctgctatattcttgtatattcaggtatattctcgtatattcttctatattccagtaatattatggtatattcaggtatattctggtatattctagtatattcaggtatattctcgtatattcttctatatttgagtaatattatggtatattctggtatattcaagtatattctggtatattctgctatactcaggtatatacaggtatattctggtatattcttctatattctagtaatattatggtatattctggtatattcttctatattctagtaatattatggtatgttctggtatattcttctatattctagtaatattatggtatattctggtatattcttctatgttctagtaatattatggtatattctggtatattcttctatattctagtaatattatggtatattctggtatattcttctatattctagtaatattatggtatattctcgtatattcttctatattcgagtaatattatggtatattcaagtatattctggtattgtactttccgacggagcgggcacctttcgcggcgtagactctgtcgtagaatctatgaggaggcgtaaattcctcaatcgagggtgtttcgacgacgctactcggcgcgaccttacgatcctttcggatgataaggatggtaaatataaatttggaatttaatgctgcaaggagcaaacggaactatagcggctggtccgcgtgttgacgagttccggagtctaatctcgatgttgcctttgcgggagttgcatttagactaaaagttttaccccaactctccatgcactcggggtgcgttggcgtggagtgggggtattccatttcggggtggcaacgtcgctggatttcggcgggcgaaatcacagctgtgggcccgatgttcatcggccagggaccgtcggatggtcccgcgatgccacctttgtaggtccacgttttatgacagtacggttggctgttgagggcgcgaggaaaattctaatgggcaattaagaaaggtttcgtgaaggcgactttctcaaaaacagccctagaggcccgtgtcataaaacgtgtataccatctgcacgccaaatgttgggatgtgccgatttgtcagtcgcgagtaaaactattaaactattcttgaagggatcggtccctggtcccaccttgaaatagcggtgccgcggattttcaaggggatcttttgtttaactcgcggctgaacatcctccccccgttgagagactcgcgatcaaaataaatctatataGGATTAAAGATACGCTAGGTTTGAAGTACTAGAATGAACAAGTAAACTATCTTATGAGCTAAAGCTTAGCGATTACGATAAATTAGTTATTATCGGTTGAGGGATCGCGCGTTCTTGACGTCGATGTTGGATCCCGTGGTTCCTCCTCTGGCTGGTTCGGTAACGGTACAAGCCGTTTTACGCCCCGATCGAGTGTGGTTGTGGCTGTTCTCACTGTTGCAGCTCGAACTATGCCATCAGATCCGGGGTAGACCTTGATGACTCTCCCGAGTGGCCACTGCATCGGTGGTACGTTGTCCTCCCTCAAGAGCACGATGGTGCCCTCCTTGATGGGGTGTGTACCGCTGGACCATCTCGAACGACTCGTCATCTCGTTTAGGTACTCCTTGTACCATCGGTTCCAGAAATGCTGCTTTAGTTTCTGGATATGTTGCCAGGTTGAAAGTCTGTTTGATGGCACATCCCTGAAATCGCGCTCGCGCAGACTCGTTAACGAGTCGCCAATCAGGAAATGGCCAGGAGTTAGGACAAGGGTGTCATTTGGGTCTGATGAAATGGGAGTTAAAGGACGTGAATTTAGAACGgcttctatctcaataattAAAGTGTTGAACACTTCAAATGTAAATCGTTCAGCACCTGCGATACGCCAGAAATGACGCTTGAAtgatttcacggccgcttcccagaTGCCGCCGAAGTGAGGTGTTAATGGAGGAATAAAATTCCACGTGATGGATCGGTCAGCAAGAAAGGTTTTGACCTTCTCGTTGTGGTCATCGGACTGCAAAAGTTCGCGGAGGTCTCGAAGCTCGTTGTTGGCGCCGACGAAATTGGTGCCATTGTCAGAGTAAATGTTAATACAATGACCTCGTCTAGCAATGAAACGACGTAGGGCTGCTATAAATGCTTCGGAGGTAAGATCGCTAACCAATTCTAGGTGAATGGCTTTTACTGAGAGGCAAACGAAAACTGCGACATATACTTTAATGTGGGTTCGACTTCGGTATCGTCGCTCCTTTATGAAAAAGGGACCGCAATAATCAACGCCGACGTTTGCAAATGGGCGTGAGTCGGTGACTCGAGCCTCAGGTAGGTCGCCCATCACGTATTGTGTTGGCGGCGGTTGGACACGGTAGCAGCGGACGCAGTTTCTGATGGTTTTCCCTACCTGACTCCGACCGTCGATGGGCCAATAACGGCGTCTAATCGCGTATAGGGTAGCCTGTGTACCAGCGTGTAATTGTATTCGATGCTCGTGTTCTATTATTAATGCCGTGATTCGAGCCTTTGGGAGGACGATGGGATGTTTTTGCGCGAATGGAATTCGCGAATTCTTCAGACGGCCTCCTACTCGCAGAATTCCGTCTTTGTCGATGAATGGGTTCAGTTGTTGCAGCTTAACCTTAACGCCTATTTCGCTTCTCGAGAGGCAGCGCAATTCTTCTGCAAAGTGTTGTCTTTGTATCAGTTTGATGATTATGTCGTGGGCGTATCTTAGTTCGGAGGATGTCAGACTTCCTTTGGTGGTGTTAGATCCTTTCCATCGGAGACAGCGCGCGATGATTCTTTGAAGCTTTCCCCATGAGGAGCAGTTGTCCAGAATCGTGGTGTCGCAAATTAATGCTTTGAGACAAATCGCGACCCTTTGTTCTGGGATTGTCTCTGGTTGAGGTAGTTCGGTAGTGGGCCAGAAAGATTCTTCTTCGTTGAGCCAAGTCGGACCGTGTTGCCAGATGGAAGGTTGAAGGAAGTCTTCTGGTGATTGACCTCGCGAGATAAGATCGGCCGGGTTGTCGGCAGTGGGTACGTGTCGCCAATCTGCGTTAGCTGTGCGCCTTTGAATTTCCGACACTCTGTTAGCCACGAAGGTTTTTAGAGTGTGTGGAGATGTCTTCACCCAATGGAGAACAATGGTGGAGTCGGTCCAATAGATGGTTTTATGTATTTCCACAGGTAGCGCTTGTTTTGCGGTCTCGACAAGAGAGGTTAGCAGAAGTGCTCCACATAATTCGAGTCGTGGTATTGAGATCGTTTTCAATGGGGCGACCTTGGATTTAGCGAACAAAAGAGTTGTCTCGGTGTGACCGCGTGAGTCGGTTGTACGCAGGTAGAGGCATGCTCCGTAGGCCTTTTCGCTTGCGTCACTAAAACCGTGTAGTTCGACTTTTCTTGGCGATTCAATGATTGTGCGTCGCGGGAACGTGATGTTGTTCAGCGCTGGCAATCTATTATAAAAACGTATCCATTCGGTATGGATATCCATTGGCAGCGACTCGTCCCAGTCAACCTTTATGGTCCAGATCCTTTGTAGTAGCATTTTTGCCGTAACAATTACTGGCCCGAGCAGCCCTAGTGGATCATATATCTTTGCTATTTCTGAGGTGATACTGCGTTTGGTCGAACGTGATGGTGGAGAGCAAGTTTCGACTGCGTACGTAATAGAGTCGTTTGAGGAATTCCAGACAATCCCTAAGGTTTTGAGAGTGGATGACTCTCCCaggtataattttttgttaatggCCTGCTCGGGCAAGCCAGTCAGAAGAGTAAGGTCATTAGATGCCCATTGTCGTATTGTCAGTCTTGCGGTCTTGAGTATTTGTGTGAGGTCTTCGCGTAAGGATAATGCCTCTTCTATGGTCGATGTACCGGTCAGAACGTCATCCACGTAAAAGTCACGCAATAAAATCTTGCCGGCTTGAGGAAAGCGGTGGCCTTCGTCTCGACTGAGCTGTGTCAAACAGCGAATTGCAAGATATGGTGCAGCAGATAGTCCAAATGTCACAGTATTCAGCTCATAAGTTTTAATAGAACCCGTAGTATCGCGCCAGAGGATACGCTGAAATTTCCTGTCTTCCGGACGTACAAGGAACTGTCGGTACATCTTTTCAATGTCTCCCGTCAGTACGTATCGATGAATGCGGAATCTTAATAAAATGTGGAGTAGATCGTCTTGAATTTTTGGACCGGTGTGGAGAGCGTCATTTAATGCTATGCCTGAATTAGTCGTGGCAGAACCGTCGAAGACTACGCGGAGTTTGGTTGTGTCACTGGTGACCTTAACGACCCCGTGATGTGGTAGGTAATACCCCTCAGGTGACTGTTGTTCCTGTGGCAGTTCGCTCATGTGTCCGAGGTCAAGGTATTCTTGGATCACCGCGTGATACTCTTGCTTGAGTGCGGGTTCTCGTTGGAGTTTTCGCTCCAAtgaatggagtctttttttcgCTTGTACCTTGGAGTCTCCGAGACGCGACAATTTCTCGTTGAAAGGTAAAGCCACGACGTATCTGCCGTCACGATTCCGAACTGTGTGTTCTTGGAAATGGCTTTCGCAAATTATATCAGATTCAGACAGATGCTGTCTTTGTGGGCCTTCTTCAACCTCCCAGAAACGGGTGAGGTCGAATTGTAACGCGGTGGTCGCGTGGCAAAGTGTGCCATGAGCAGGAGAAGTGACTGGCGCGCTCCCCCCGTTGACCCAACCGAGTTGCGATTTTTGAAGGTAGAGATCGGACTCATCTGGGCGTGACAAGACAATTTGGCCGACGCATAAGATTGAGAGGGCTGTTCCGGATCCTAATAACAAATCGATCGGTGCCGGTCGATGGAATTCCGGATCTGCAAGGTGCAGATTCggcggaatttttattgttccgcgATCAATCTCTTGATCTGGAACGAAAGGCGCGATGTCGTTCACAATGAGGAACGTAAGCGAACGTTGGTAATTGCTTACTCGCGAAGCTATAGTAGCCTTCAGTGCGTGGGTTGCTACAGTGGTCATAGCGTTCAGAGAACCAATGGGAACCGAGCACTTCATCCGCGGGATGTTGATTTTTTGAGCAAGGCGTTCAGAAATTAAGTTAATCGATGCGCAAGTGTCGATTAATGCTCGACAATCTATCGGACGTTTATTTTTGTTGAAGATCTGGATTTGTGCCGTAACTAAAATTTCGTTTGTGATTGCGTTTATGGTGAACGCTCGATGGTAGCCCGTTCCGTTTTGTTCTCTGTGTCTTAGCCGTCATTCTGTATCGGATTGAGCGTTTATTGTTCCGCTTGTTGACGCTTGCTGCTCGAAGTGATGAAGCAACGTGTGGTGTCGTAGCTGACATATTCGGCATGAACCTCGATCGCAATTTTGCGCGCTATGCCCTGGGTGTAGGCAGTTGGTGCATAATTTGGCCCTTTCAACGgcgaacttgcgtttttcgggagTCATTCCGCGGAATTTTTCGCAACCCCATGTGCTATGATCTCCGTAGCAGATCGGGCACTCCTTCGGTTGTGAATTTGGACgcgtttcgttaaaattcgacGCGTTTTTTGATTTGTTATCGGCGGTCTGACGTGTTTTACTCGTTACGAAAGCGTGTGATCTGGCGGGTGGTCTTGTTGACTGCGGATGGCTTGTGAAGTTCGCGCTGGGGCGTGTCGATTGCGGATAGCTTGTAAAATTCGGTCTAGGGCGTAATGGCACCGCGGAGGCACTGGATGGTCCAGTTTGTGCGCAACTTGCgcgtttctcgagaaaatccaaGAGGTCCGTGTACGACGGCATGTTTTTGCCTTTTATCGTTAGTTCCCAAAGCCATGCAGTGTCGCTGCTAACCTTGGATAATATCATTGATATTAAAGAGCCGTTACATCTTGTGAAGTCTTCTCCTAGATTTTTCAAGGCTCGTAGATGCTGGTTGACCGAGTTCACGAGATCGTCTAACGCCTCTGGAGTGTCCTTTACTAATCTCGGATAATCCCTAATTGCGTCGCAATGTTTTAAGATTATTCTCCGCGGACAATCGTACTTCTTTTTGAGCAGTTCTATTGCATCGTAATAATTCGCGTCTGTCGTGTTTAACGCGGAGATGCACTTCAACGCCTTTCCGTGTAAGGTTGAACGGAGGTACTGCAGTTTTTGCAACGGAGTCAGATTTTCATTCGAGTCAATCGTTGATTTGAATGTGTCGAAATATGATACCCAATCTTCGATGTTTCCGTCGAACGATGGCAACCGCATTTCTGGTAACTTGATTGCCATCGGAGCAGTTACCGATGTCGCGAGTGACTCGACTGTTCCGCGACGTTGGGGCAAAGTTGGTTgcgccttttctattattttgttgGCTCTGACAACTATCGCGTAGTACTCGTTTTGTATCTCGTATCGGCGAGGTTCCTGGTTTTCGTCTAATGCCTCTAGCTCGGATTGTATATCATCGAAACGCTTCCAAAATTCAATGAGACCgttcaaatgcatttttataagaTCTATGTCAGGTGGTTGTTCGGTATCGACGGAATCTAAGAATTTCGAGAATGCCGTAATCTGACCGATTACACTGCCGCGCTTACGCTTTAAAGTGCTGAGAGCCGTTGCTTGAGACAAGGATGGGTTTGTCATAGGCATTTTGTGATGAAGGAGATGTTTTGGGAGATTGACGAACGAAAAACGAGCCTACCTTTGATGCGCTGAATTCAGGATGGTGAACTGGTGTCAGACACCTGGCGTTGACCCAAATCGTCAATTGCTTGGCCCACAAACTGCGACCTTCCAGATGCTGGTTGGTCCAGCCCTTGGTAATCCGGGATACTGCAAGTTGTTGGGATGCTGGTTGGTCCAGACAGGATCTCCCGATTGCAGGTGTTGTCCCGTTGTAAACGATGCGCAAGGCTGCGTTGAATCACGTTCACAAAGTCTTTTGTCCACTGTAACTGTCACTCagtgtcatttatttttttttggatcACACGGCACTgatgatccggctcgaaggaccaatgtactttccgacggagcgggcacctttcgcggcgtagactctgtcgtagaatctatgaggaggcgtaaattcctcaatcgagggtgtttcgacgacgctactcggcgcgaccttacgatcctttcggatgataaggatggtaaatataaatttggaatttaatgctgcaaggagcaaacggaactatagcggctggtccgcgtgttgacgagttccggagtctaatctcgatgttgcctttgcgggagttgcatttagactaaaagttttaccccaactctccatgcactcggggtgcgttggcgtggagtgggggtattccatttcggggtggcaacgtcgctggatttcggcgggcgaaatcacagctgtgggcccgatgttcatcggccagggaccgtcggatggtcccgcgatgccacctttgtaggtccacgttttatgacagtacggttggctgttgagggcgcgaggaaaattctaatgggcaattaagaaaggtttcgtgaaggcgactttctcaaaaacagccctagaggcccgtgtcataaaacgtgtataccatctgcacgccaaatgttgggatgtgccgatttgtcagtcgcgagtaaaactattaaactattcttgaagggatcggtccctggtcccaccttgaaatagcggtgccgcggattttcaaggggatcttttgtttaactcgcggctgaacaggtatattctgctatattctagtatattcaggtatattctgctatattctggcatattctgctatattctagtatattcaggtatattctcgtatattcttctatattctagtaatattatggtatattatggtatattcaagtatattctggtatattctgctatattctggtacattctcgtatattcttctattttctagtaatattatggtatattctggtatattcttctatattctagtaatattatggtatattcgggtatattcttctatattctagtaatattatggtatattctcgtatattcttccatattcgattaatattatggtatattctggtatattcaagtatattctggtatactctgctatattctagtatattcaggtatattcaggtatattctggtatattcttctatattctagtaatattatggtgtattctggtatattcttctatattctagtaatattatggtatgttctggtatattcttctatattctagtaatattatggtatattctggtatattcttctatgttctagtaatattatggtatattctggtgtattcttctatattctagtaatattatggtatattctggtatattcttctatattctagtaatattatggtatattctcgtatattcttctatattcgagtaatattatggtatattctcctatattctagtaatattatcgtatattctcgtatattcttctacattcgagtaatattatggtatattctcctatattctagtaatattatcgtatattctcgtatattcttctacattcgagtaatattatggtatattcaagtatattctggtatattctgctatattctagtatattcaggtatattcaggtatattctggtatattctagtaatttttatggtattttctggtatattcttctatattcttactagaataatattactatattatggtatattctgctatattcttctatattctagtaatattatggtatattctcgtatattcttccatattcgagtaatattatggtatattctggtatagtcaagtatattctggtatattctgctatattctggtacattctcgtatattcttctatgttctagtaatattatggtatattctggtatattcttctatattctagtaatattatggtatattctggtatattcttctatattctagtaatattatggtatattctggtatattctggtatattctggtatattctggtatattctagtatattcaggtatattctcgtatattcttctatattctagtaatattatggtatattttattatattctagtatattcaggtatattctcgtatattcttctatattctagtaatattatggtatattctggcatattctgctatattctagtatattcaggtatattctcgtatattcttctatatttgagtaatattatggtatattctggtatattcaagtatattctggtatattctgctatattcaggtatatacaggtatattctggtatattcttctatattctagtaatattatggtatattctggtatattcttctatattctagtaatattatggtatgttctggtatattcttctatattctagtaatattatggtatattctggtatattcttctatgttctagtaatattatggtatattctggtatattcttctatattctagtaatattatggtatattctggtatattcttctatattctagtaatattatggtatattctcgtatattcttctatattcgagtaatattatggtatattcaagtatattctggtatattctgctatattctagtatattcaggtatattctgctatattctggcatattctgctatattctagtatattcaggtatattctcgtatattcttctatattctagtaatattatggtatattatggtatattcaagtatattctggtatattctgctatattctggtacattctcgtatattcttctattttctagtaatattatggtatattctggtatattcttctatattctagtaatattatggtatattctggtatattcttctatattctagtaatattatggtatattctcgtatattcttccatattcgattaatattatggtatattctggtatactctgctatattctagtatattcaggtatattcaggtatattctggtatattcttctatattctagtaatattatggtatattctcgtatattcttccatattcgattaatattatggtatattctggtatattcaagtatattctggtatactctgctatattctagtatattcaggtatattttggtatattcttctatattctagtaatattatggtatattctggtatattcttctatattctagtaatattatggtatattctcgtatattcttctatattcgagtaatattatggtatattctggtatattctggtatattctggtatattctggtatattctagtatattcaggtatattctcgtatattcttctatattctagtaatattatggtatattctggtatattcttctatattctagtgatattatggtatattctggtatattcttctatattctagtaatattatggtatattctggtatattcttctatgttctagtaatattatggtatattctggtatattcttctatattctagtaatattatggtatattctggtatattcttctatattctagtaatattatggtatattctcgtatattcttctatattcgagtaatattatggtatattctcgtatattctagtaatattatcgtatattctcgtatattcttctacattcgagtaatattatggtatattctcctatattctagtaatattatcgtatattctcgtatattcttctacattcgagtaatattatggtatattcaagtatattctggtatattctgctatattctagtatattcaggtatattctggtatattcttctatattctagtaatattatggtatattctggtatattcttctatattctagtaatattatggtatattctcgtatattcttccatattcgagtaatattatggtatattctggtatagtcaagtatattctggtatattctgctatattctagtatattctcgaatattcttctatattctagtaatattatgttatattctggtatattcttctatattctagtaatattatggtatattcttgtatattcttctatattctagtaatattatggtatattctgttatattcttctatattctagtaaaattatggtatattctggtatattctactatattctagtatattcaggtatattctcgtatattcttctatattctaaaaatattatggtatattttggtatattcttccatattcgagtaatattatggtatattctggtatagtcaagtatattctggtatattctgctatattctagtatattctcgaatattcttctatattctagtaatattatggtatattctggtatattcttctatattctagtaatattatggtatattctgttatattcttctatattctagtaatattattttatattctcgtatattcttctatattcgagtaatattatggtatattatggtatattcttctatattctagtaatattatggtatattctgttatattcttctatattctagtaatattatggtatattatggtatattctggtatattctggtatattctggtatattctagtatattcaggt contains these protein-coding regions:
- the LOC143364703 gene encoding uncharacterized protein LOC143364703; the protein is MTTVATHALKATIASRVSNYQRSLTFLIVNDIAPFVPDQEIDRGTIKIPPNLHLADPEFHRPAPIDLLLGSGTALSILCVGQIVLSRPDESDLYLQKSQLGWVNGGSAPVTSPAHGTLCHATTALQFDLTRFWEVEEGPQRQHLSESDIICESHFQEHTVRNRDGRYVVALPFNEKLSRLGDSKVQAKKRLHSLERKLQREPALKQEYHAVIQEYLDLGHMSELPQEQQSPEGYYLPHHGVVKVTSDTTKLRVVFDGSATTNSGIALNDALHTGPKIQDDLLHILLRFRIHRYVLTGDIEKMYRQFLVRPEDRKFQRILWRDTTGSIKTYELNTVTFGLSAAPYLAIRCLTQLSRDEGHRFPQAGKILLRDFYVDDVLTGTSTIEEALSLREDLTQILKTARLTIRQWASNDLTLLTGLPEQAINKKLYLGESSTLKTLGIVWNSSNDSITYAVETCSPPSRSTKRSITSEIAKIYDPLGLLGPVIVTAKMLLQRIWTIKVDWDESLPMDIHTEWIRFYNRLPALNNITFPRRTIIESPRKVELHGFSDASEKAYGACLYLRTTDSRGHTETTLLFAKSKVAPLKTISIPRLELCGALLLTSLVETAKQALPVEIHKTIYWTDSTIVLHWVKTSPHTLKTFVANRVSEIQRRTANADWRHVPTADNPADLISRGQSPEDFLQPSIWQHGPTWLNEEESFWPTTELPQPETIPEQRVAICLKALICDTTILDNCSSWGKLQRIIARCLRWKGSNTTKGSLTSSELRYAHDIIIKLIQRQHFAEELRCLSRSEIGVKVKLQQLNPFIDKDGILRVGGRLKNSRIPFAQKHPIVLPKARITALIIEHEHRIQLHAGTQATLYAIRRRYWPIDGRSQVGKTIRNCVRCYRVQPPPTQYVMGDLPEARVTDSRPFANVGVDYCGPFFIKERRYRSRTHIKVYVAVFVCLSVKAIHLELVSDLTSEAFIAALRRFIARRGHCINIYSDNGTNFVGANNELRDLRELLQSDDHNEKVKTFLADRSITWNFIPPLTPHFGGIWEAAVKSFKRHFWRIAGAERFTFEVFNTLIIEIEAVLNSRPLTPISSDPNDTLVLTPGHFLIGDSLTSLRERDFRDVPSNRLSTWQHIQKLKQHFWNRWYKEYLNEMTSRSRWSSGTHPIKEGTIVLLREDNVPPMQWPLGRVIKVYPGSDGIVRAATVRTATTTLDRGVKRLVPLPNQPEEEPRDPTSTLAHRLQRDNTCNREILSGPTSIPTTCSIPDYQGLDQPASGRSQFVGQAIDDLGQRQVSDTSSPS